GAAGAAAGAAGACAACAGCGTGAATTAGATAGAAAGAaaagagaagaagaagaagacaaTGATGGCGGCTGGAAGAAGGTCAGAGGAATCCCAGCTCACTCGGTAAGCAAtcttaaaagttaaaattaattttgtagtgTAGTCAGCGCTCaaaatttcttctttttttttcgaCTAGGAACCTTGTTGTAAACTAGCAAAATCAGCAGCCTAACTAGCAATACAACTTTGTTGgtaaaatagttaaattctACAAAAAGCTGAATTtaggtgtaggcctagctaggccaagCTATTACTAGTACTTTGTTAACTCGACAATCATATGCTTAAgcttttttaacaaaattaaaaaatagaaataatgaaaaatctactagcaaaatgtTAAATTGCTAGCGTGAATTCCAAGCCCTGTGTAGTGCACATTTAAGTAAAGGTTTCCAGTGTAAAGGACCTCTGTACATGGTAATtatgataaatgataaatttTGTGTATCAGGAAAAACCCAAGATGTTTGCCAAGGATGCCGAGATCACGCATACACTCGTCCTAAAGAAGTTGAACGAGATCACCGCTGCACGTGGCAAGAAGGGGACTGATCGCAGCTACCAAATTAACATGCTACGAGAATTGAGGAAGATTTCCGGCGAGAATCAACTAGGAATTGGAATGGACCTGAAGATCCTAATGAATATAGGATCCTCAATATTTGATTACAACCCAAATGTGGCTAGTTGTATGAAAGATAATATGTGGGACAGGTTAGccaaatattacaatattgaaTCTATTAAATCAGGAAATGCCATTTAAGTGGAGttttggagtggagttgtggcttggtggttatgatgcttggctaccaatccaatgGTCCTGGTTTCAAGTCCTGTCATTTCTGGATTATTTCTAActacaaattacaactccacttcccaaagacttgtaataagactttgtttatgtagagcatcttgtgtatgtttgtcttgtgaacaggattacCACCTTTTaaaaggatagtgaatgaattcgcttacttggttatccttggcaatttacCTAAATATATTAACAAAGGCCATTTATATCTGTTTatgaatttttgtttattatattatacattttctttaaacgccatttacatttatttatggCTAGATATATAAATGATtagtttaaataaagtttattttattttttcagcttTTTGGAGTTTATTAATGAAATGCTTGACATAGCCTCAAATAACATGGACATTGAATTCTCTCATGATGTACCACTGGATCATGAACAATTAGAGGTAATATATTGTATTCAAGGTTTTTttataaagctctatctacattatcaaattttatatgacaacaaaatggacatgatgatttaaGAAAGGCAATATCGTATATCCTATTTCAGTGGTCACATAACCATTTGAAAATGTCTTTTGATATactatataaagctctgtctaccaatatatatggacatgatgatgtcatcactatcatatttaagcatatcacttaccatatttgggcacgtcacactttttttgggtcaaactagtgtagacagagctttaaatgtaGAGGTACACATAGCTGCAATAGTTTGTTAAACCCCACTTACACATCTGCCAATATTTGTATAGACTGCTCCGTATGCTATTTCTGGTTGTCCATTGACTGTTGTGGAACGACTTGACAAGGAGTATGTCAAAATACTTCAGAATACTGATGCCCATTCAACTGAATATGTCAGAaggtaggttttttttttttttcattctcatTTAGTGCAGTTGCATTCACTTTCAAATGCTCTCCAAAAACAATAAATGACCAaggaataacatttttttttaaatacatgcttctctttttttttttttatttattttctctttatattataatttgatacCTAGACTTCAAGATGAGCAGAAAATCTGTTCTATTATCACTCGTCTTCAAAAGTACATTGAGGCTAAAGGAACACCAGCAGAAATTTGCAGGAACTACCTACTTCAAATTGAACATATGTACTATAAGGTTAGTTGTTGTTTATGTACACTGGTGGCCTGACTAATgaaagcaaacattttttttaaactgtacaTTATAATACGATTACCATTCTGTTACGATTTGGTACGTAAACAGGGAACGATTAAACGCAAACGTTACATAACAGGCAACGATTGAATGTAATCGTAATTAAAATTACCTCACGACTTTTTAACCATTGATTTTGAatgaattttgaattattttttttatcggAATTTAATAGTACGACTATAAAAATCTGAAACAAGTGTCGAAAGAAGACATAAAGGAGAAGCAAGAAAATGGAAAAGATGTtgaagaagaaaagaaagatgAGGAAAAGAAGGATGAGgagaagaaagaagaagaaaagaaagatgAAGAGAAGAAAGATGAGGAGAAGAGAGAAGAAGAAAAGACAGATGAGAAGAAAGATGAAGAGAATAAAGAAGAGGTCACCAAAAAGGAACCAGAGACACCAAAAGGTTagttgatatttattttaaattcaaattccATTATTTAGTATTACAATACATGTATACTGCCTAATAAAAATATTGGATCCATGGACGGAACCAGTGTGGTGCCCAGTTGGCCCCTCCccctaaatttaaaaaatactgcaAAATTTCAGCACTTTATTTAACACTTTATATgccaaaatcctggatccgcatCTGGTGTTTCATTTATATCCATTATGCAATTTTGCACTTGCCAAACagttcaagtttattgtttcacacaatagAATATACAGAACataaatgaatacaataaataaaacatttaaacattctGATATGATCCACGTACAAAATATATTCTATTGCTTAGAGGACGTTGCTGACTTCATGGACCGAATGTGCAAATATATCTACACAAAGGATTCTACAAATCGTATTCGTACACGAGCGATGTTGTGTCACATCTACCATCACGCCATGCACGATCGTTGGTACCAAGCGCGTGACCTTATGCTGATGTCACACTTGCAAGATACTATTACTCATTCTGATATTCCAACACAGGTaagtaacattaatatttatagtaatattttgtatttttgtattttgtttctgttaTCGTTTTAAGAATACATAAGCACtacactacactatcaaactttatgtgcccatatatggacatgatgatgtcatatcactacatatttgtgcatgtcactaccatatttgggcacatcattaccatatttgggcacatcactaccacatttagacacaatttttgtcaaactagtgtacCCTTTCTCTATATGTATTCGTCTTTTACCAATATTCTGTCAGTAGTTTGATAGTCCTCATACTCATTCATACTTGTTCAAAGGAAGGTGCCATTACATTCTTTCTATGCTTTTTGATTATTTAACAAACAGTGTTGTCTTGAAATGGAAAATGGGTAAATGTAGTTTATAcaattttctttactttttaaTTGGTAGATTCTGTACAATAGAACATTGGTTCAACTAGGTCTTTGTGCTTTTCGTCATGGAAACGTAAAAGATGCCCACAATGCCTTGCTAGACATCCAGAGTGGAGGGCGAGCAAAAGAACTTTTAGCTCAGGTGAGCAATACAAGTTTATAAGTTTATTTCAattgacagagcttaagaacctctattaagggttGACCgtgtaatttaaaaatggtgtcaacatgaaaaataaactaGTTTCCTGTTTGTTTTAGGGTTTACTGATGCAGAAGCAAATGGAAAGAAGTCCAGAACAGGAGAAGATAGAAAAACGACGACAAATGCCCTTTCACATGCACATCAACTTGGAATTACTGGAGTGTACTTATCTAGTGTCTGCAATGCTCATTGAGATACCTTATATGGCATGTAAGTATACTGCAGTTGGCTTGCATCAGTTGAATTAGATGAATTTTACCATAGTTAAACGAGTCCTCTGATTAAAacgttaaagctctgtctactctatcaaactatttttacaaaaaagtgtgatatgcccaaatatggtagtgatatgacatcattcatgtccatatataggcacatcacctttttttgacacataaagtttgatagtgtagacaaagctttagattGGCATAGGTTGATTGTAACTAATGTAgcattttcattaaatattaggAAAAATCATGTCctcaaaaaaacaaattatagacAACCTACCGCTAAACGTTCtggaaatactgtacatatatgaTAGATAATAAagttataaatacattattattaaatataattgtttttttttttttagcccATCAGTTCGACATCCGTCGCAGAATGATCAGCAAAAGTTTCCATCACCAGCTGCGCTTGAGTGAACGTCAATCTCTCGTCGGGCCTCCAGAGAGCATGCGTGAACACGTCATGGCAGCGTCACGAGCTATGCGACTCGGTGACTGGAAAGCCTGTCGCGATTTCTTGATCAATAAAAAGATGATGACAAAGGTGTGGAGTTTGTTTCACAATAGGGATGAGGTTCTGGAGCTTCTTACAAGGTGGGTACACTGGATAAATAtacatctaaagctctgtctacgatatgacatcatcatgtccatatatgggcacatcatatttttttgtcatatatagagtttgatagtgtaggcagagctttagaagtatatttataaatttatttattaattaacattaacaatttatCTTCCACTAAATAATTTATACACTTTATTTACTGCATTTGTTTCATTTGTAGGAAAATCCAAGAGGAGAGTTTAAGAACATACTTGTTTACTTACGGCAGTGTGTATGATTCCATCAGGTAAATACAACCATTTTTTACAGATTTGTGTAGTTGAGAGGACCTTTAATATTTACTCCTCTCTACCTTAACCCCCTTGTTACACTGTTTGATCACATACCATTCATAGATATTGTTACTTAAGCGAAcggaaataattattttttaatctgtAAACTGCCCAGGTGAGGTGAGTTCATACACTGTCCTCCTCAAATGAACCACATTAACCAGAGTACAATACAagaaatacatatatatatttcttttgaCAGCATGGTAACACTGTCAGAACGTTTTGAAGTTGACAAAGCCGTCGTCCACAGTATCATAAGTAAGATGATCATTGGTGAGGAGTTAAGTGTAAGTAATAAAAACTTAGTTAttagtattttattgtttagttACTTTCTTatctaaattaatgttaataatgtttaaatattaataatcaatgtCTTCAGGCTTCATGGGATGAACCAGCCGCAACAATCGTCATGCACAGATGCGAGCCGACACGCATTCAGACTCTGGCGCTACAGCTCTCCGAGAAAGCCAACAATCTTGTTGATAACAATGAACGTCTCATTGAGCACGGCGGTGAAGGCCGAGGTCGTGGTATGGACGATCGCGAGGGTCGACAACAAGGACGTGGAAAACAATACGGAAACAAGAATTACTCAAACCGTAGCTACACTGGAGGAAATCGTTCGTACGGTGGAAACAGAAATTCCAATTATCAAggtattgttttattgattggtattgttttattgattggTATTGTTTCTATTGATTGGTATTGTTTCTATTGATTGGTATTGTTTCTATTGATTggtattgttttattgattggTATTGTTTCTATTGATTggtattgttttattgattggTATTGTTTCTATTGATTGGTATTGTTTCTATTGATTggtattgttttattgattggTATTGTTTCTATTGATTGGTATTGTTTCTATTGATTggtattgttttattgattggTATTGTTTCTATTGATTggtattgttttattgatttattgattggtattgatttattgattggtATTGTTTATTGATTGGTATTGTTTCTATTGATTGGTATTGTTTTAATTGATTggtattgttttattgattggTATTGTTTCTATTGATTggtattgttttattgattgatgATACTAATTACATTGTTTCATTTCTTATATATCTTTCAGGTCGAAGACGTCAACAACGTTATTGATGAAAGTGCACCCCGCAAGAATATGTAGAACCACCAGTCACGGCTCTAACTGTCGATCttcaatatttagattttaaaaatatgatttatcaTATATTCTTTTTAGTTCTATTATATCATGCTATATAATTTTGGTTTGGCCCTATGATGGACCTATCATGGGGCTTGGCCCTATGATGGACCTATCATGGCAGTATCAATACCATACTGAGACAAGGGTTTAGCCCTATGATGGACCTATCATGGCAGTATCAATACCATACTGAGACAAGGGTTTAGCCCTATGATGGACCTATCATGGCAATATCAATACCATACTGAGACAAGGGTTTAGCCCAGTACAAACATTGAAATATATTATGGTCATTCATGCACGAATGGAATGGAATAGTCTCTCCAGCTTTGTGTTCAAAACGAGTTGGAGATCCTTGAAACTTTAACCCAATCAaatgtcgtattcgattgggagtTTTGCCGTTGAGTATACTTCCATTAAGCCTATTTTACACTAGACGAATTTATTCGCGCGACGCGAATTATTTCGCCGCGAAAAAGTTCGCGcgattgtatattttattttacactaGCAATTCGTGATTCGATTCGCTCGGTAGTTTTCGCGCCATTAGCGGTGATTAGCGCGAAATTAAAATGGCTGCAGTGAATGTTAGACAACTAACCATCGTTTTCATATTAATCACAgactgatatttttatttacgaAACTAAAATTATAGAACAGTAgtatacctaggcctaggctaggcctagtactacttaCCGTCTTTGTTAAAGACTTGCCCTATTTTCACCCAGGCAGTTTGTTTTATCGGCCTGTTCTTATAGCCCTCACAGTGAGTGTCCCAGAGACATCTATATTTTCTGACCACTTCCAAGAACAGTTCCTTGTCAAATTCTAGTGCAAAATTTGGCTCTTCGATGTTTTCCTCGATATCAGTAGCATCAATTGTACTACTATAAATTgaactagtagtactagtatcACCGAACcatgacattattattattttcatccatttttttctcgggggggggggggggatgagGAATAAAAGGTCAGGTCTGGTCAGGTTACAAGTATGACGTCGAAATCTCTATCGATTTGATTGGCTTGCGCTTTATTTCGCTGCGACGATCAACGAAAAAGTTAAAACTGGTCGAACTCACTTTTTCGTCGCGGCGAAAAATTGCGAGCTGCTAGAGCGATGCAGCGAAGGTGACGTTTCAAGGAAAAAACAAACAGCGCATGCGTATCCTCGAAATAATTCGCGTCGCGCGAATAAATTCGCCTAGTGTAAAATAGGCTTTAAGTATACTTCCATTGGGTACTTAATTAACAGAGTATTTTTAGcattgagattgttcttaacatttacattattattcGAATACAAAaggtactcaacgaatcttaaTATATACAACGACGAAAGTTTCCAATCGAATAcgataaatattattactaaGTCGATGACCTTTGGGTCAAATGCAGAGAATTTATTCACTTTCTAGTTGACCTTTGAACTTGACTAATCAAAATACTTGTAtattaaaaatggttataataagCAGCACTTACATTAAAGCCCCAAAGGAAGGATTTTGATATTGCCATCATTTCGGAAACATTACAGCTACCACTATGCTGCTCTCATAACAGAATCGTTATAATAATATTCCATAACACAGCTTTGTGAGAAAAAGTGAGTGAGTGAGAAGTTCAGAAAATGTCTACTATAAAAATcatcaattaaaaaattatcaaGCGAGTTGCTGAATATCTAAAATAAATCTCTAATAGTCATAAAATTGTAGTTTTTGTCTTTGTGTAAAACATTTCTCATCACAGGTGTTGGGTGTTTTATATACTGGAAGTTATACAACATATTAGAATCAATATACCTCTACTCCAGTACAATGTGTACAAACTTATTAACAATATGGTTACTAAATTCAGAACAGTGATGGGTTGTTTAGATCTTGTATATAACACTTTATGGGCTGTTTTAGtagttgtatgaaaaatatCTTACAGTTTTGATATCAACAAAATTGATTGAAGTGTTTATCACCATTCGATCATTGGATTTTattatgatataggcctagatctataTGAATGCTTTTGAAAATGTTCTatacttttaaattattattgtatgaaTAGCAGTTACAACCAAGGTAAGATATTAATCTTCGTGAAAAAAAGGagtaaatttataatatttttgcaCTAAAAAGAATTGTTTTTGTCAGAAAATTAAATGTCACATTTGAAGAGGGCGCTACATAATTTCTTGAATAATAGATTTCCGGGTTACCGAACGCACACGTCCTATGACGGAAAACAACCTTGTttggtttgttttttaatactactttatttaaatataatacgaAAAAATGTCTCAGAAGGCAACAAATGAAGATCTATATCCATATCATTGGCTTGTTTGGCACAACGATGTCCAGGCCCTTCGTAGAAAGCTGACCGAACTTGACGATATTACTTTACAGGTAGGCCCATGCCTTGTTAACTTCTTGTCCATCCAAACAAACAAATTGTGTTAGAAATGATGTTCTTTCCCGCCACAATGTACCTATCGTATGACTAGAAAGATAATTGATCAGGCCTAGCGTTTTTCTAAAAGTCTACAAAATGTTGCCAgaactgtatttttattattgtatatcatatagatgtttatgtttataaagTTTTTCTAGGTTGTAGTTAATTTGTAAAGCAGtaaatttagaattaaattattgtttgttattgtctTATTGTTGTTTACATAATACAgtgaagtatatatatatatttatttttaaaaaagaggcctaattattgttttatataatgttatcttataattattaaataatgatcGGTTTAAATGTAGggctatatactgtattgtgtgATATGTTTTCattcttttgaaaattatttctaatattgttagtttggttttttttttataggatgTTCTCGCATCTAAAGATCCGCGCGGAAGAACTCCTTTGCACCTTGCTGTATCACTAGGACACTTAGAAAGCACTAAACTTCTACTACGTCATGGGGGACTTGTAAATGACGTGAACCAAGATGGGTGGACAGGTAAAACGGTGCCATTCATATCTTTCAAATTTAAACACTTAATATCTTGGTTCGGTATTCATTTATTCGTggtcaaacacagtaaaatatgtacatggtttaaaattatttttcttcaaagttaaaaattcacataaaaaaatataaaatgaatttggtTGATTCATTCAATAttagttgtggcttggtggttatgatgcttggctaccaatccaatcctgggttcaagtcctgtcatgtcaggattttttttaatgacaacTTCATTCCCAAAGACTAAGAAATAATAATCTTGTAATAATCttgtgtatatacagtatatgtttgtcttgagGATGAGGATCTTTGCAAAACAATATGAATATTACTTTGGACAAAGTTAAACTTTgtaaattaattgattatttaataGTATACTTGAAAATCATGACTACAGTAATAATGGATTGGCTGAATCATAGTcaatatcaaatcaaatcaaatcaaaattaaCATTTGTTTCCTTAAATTGCAGAAAAGATAATATAACATAACAACAATGAAAtgcaataataatgtttaataaaaaagaaagaaaaaaagacaaGAAAATGTAACAACCAAATGATTACTTTCATCTCATTAAAAGAATGTTAATATTTCTATTTCGATATCTTtctgtataataaaaaattgaaagCAAAAGGTGGCAACCTCTAAAAGTCTAGCCTGAGTGGAAGGAGCCATATATTAACTAAATTTCGAACAAAAAAATGCAATCACAATATCTAGTATGAATTATTCTTTATGgtcctaatttttttttttaattaatttttgaaatgcaatcaaatacatttactaattttgggtttaatttttaaagagtTTATTGGGATATTTATTGCTggattgtttaattttaaacagcTCTACAAGAGGCAGTAACTAGTGGAGATCCCGAGATAGTGCAGTCAGTCTTACAGTATCGGGATCATCAAAGAGCAACCTCAAGAATCGGAGGTATTCCGCAACTTCTTAAAAAATTAAACTCGGTAAGTTCTTCCTGAAGTTATAAAAGTAAACCATTTTAGGAACCACCCCTTCGGcgttgacatttttttttgttaattcaaAAGTGGTTTTACTTACTTGCTTCAACATTTAAAATCAAATGTATTTCAAAACATAGtgtaatatatttgtttctAAAACATCCAGTTTTCATATTCTAATAGCCTGTCCTGTGatctataaatatttatacttgAGTTTTAGTGAGTTGTAACTTGTATATAATAGATGTACATGGTGTAGAAGACAATGTGTTATATATGCTAACACATCATTAACATATATAtgggttttttttatgattCAGGCTCCAGATTTTTACATTGAAATGAAATGGGAGTTTACAAGTTGGggtatgttttattaaatattgcTATTATGTATTATAACCCTCATTTATGTATGATTCAGAAACAGAAACAGAAACATCAGCTACAGCtactatataatatacagtcaactctcctaatACTGGTCTGGCCAAACATGTCTGGTTTTctgaaaagtctggtattcggaatgtgtttttaatggtaacaatttatttgggaccttttggacctCCCGAAAaatctggttttcagagagtttccagttttcagagagtccagtattgggagaaTTGACTGTACTGTGTAATCAACATTATtagaagaatattttttttaactttaacacCTCTGGTCATCTTTAGTTTAACACCTCTGTTTAGCATTAATAGTGTATCACCTGTGGTTTAACATTAGTAGATGAACACAAATTTATTAACTCATGAATGCTATACACTAATTGTTTAAACGTTAACATAGATGAGATAAGTGATTGGCCAAGCGGGTTTACGCAGTAGAACCATAATACCTTACCATATTAACAGGGGCAAGTGTTAGTACTATAAACCGTAtttccagtgtacacatcttaCTCATGTGCACttacctagtacatcttttgagacgagtagggggttaccccggtgtactagtacacacacagccactgtcacacacggAAACTTAATCATAACTCAtcaagagggccccttgattgtcagcatacacTGTTTaaggtcaccctctataaatatggtgaaataaaattgtaaaaaatgtgACTCGCATGctgttgtaatttattttagttcCTTTAATGTCAAGAATCTGTCCAAGTGATACATACAAGGTTTGGAAAAGTGGACCTAATGTTCGCATCGATACAACGCTCATTGGATTTGATAATATGAATTGGATAAGGGGCAGTCGAAgtttcatatttaaaaatgatggTAAGAACATCTACATACTTGTTGTATTTGATCTAGTAGAAGTGCAGTATTggtttaattaattagtaaatgtATTGTAGTCAAAAAAAACAAtagtattaacaataatatatttaaggGAAACAAAAGTGGTATAGCTTAAAGTGGATAGTTAAAGGATAGattgcatattttttttcaaatctacCACTTTTAGTCACGTGCAACAGCCCACTATGTCGGTCGGAtggtcagtaaacactaactcaaatttaagtacgcgactgcagccatgtatatgctATATGTTCAGTTTTAATACAATAGTACTAATCTTGTTTGTATTGACCTTGTAGAATTAGTAATTAGTTAGTAAATGTATTGTAGaccatattattatacaatagtataaataaaaatataaagcttggttcccactagcaacgcaacgcaaggacgtaacgcaacgcaagtgaattgaccaatcacaagcgatggcttattcgcttgtgattgctaactatctataacttcgcttgtcattggttaaaa
This is a stretch of genomic DNA from Antedon mediterranea chromosome 3, ecAntMedi1.1, whole genome shotgun sequence. It encodes these proteins:
- the LOC140045364 gene encoding eukaryotic translation initiation factor 3 subunit C-like, which translates into the protein MSGFFKTGSSSESDRSSGEEDNVPQVAPTKSTTTRFGFSDDEEDTKRVVRSAKDKKFEEINDVIRLIKNHKKIKDISKVLTGFEDLLKCFQKNKAVLSTDDKKLPRFYIRTLVELEDFINECWEDKRKFNKVNGKSLATLRHKLKKHNRDIDEEIKAYRENPDVSDAEKGGDDDEDESSDDDTGRIEKKVEEKRIPLGSDDEDDFFFDDGDSSSSSSSDDEGGERTFTAEYFLKKEKTPADKDKQREKEERRQQRELDRKKREEEEDNDGGWKKVRGIPAHSEKPKMFAKDAEITHTLVLKKLNEITAARGKKGTDRSYQINMLRELRKISGENQLGIGMDLKILMNIGSSIFDYNPNVASCMKDNMWDSFLEFINEMLDIASNNMDIEFSHDVPLDHEQLETAPYAISGCPLTVVERLDKEYVKILQNTDAHSTEYVRRLQDEQKICSIITRLQKYIEAKGTPAEICRNYLLQIEHMYYKYDYKNLKQVSKEDIKEKQENGKDVEEEKKDEEKKDEEKKEEEKKDEEKKDEEKREEEKTDEKKDEENKEEVTKKEPETPKEDVADFMDRMCKYIYTKDSTNRIRTRAMLCHIYHHAMHDRWYQARDLMLMSHLQDTITHSDIPTQILYNRTLVQLGLCAFRHGNVKDAHNALLDIQSGGRAKELLAQGLLMQKQMERSPEQEKIEKRRQMPFHMHINLELLECTYLVSAMLIEIPYMASHQFDIRRRMISKSFHHQLRLSERQSLVGPPESMREHVMAASRAMRLGDWKACRDFLINKKMMTKVWSLFHNRDEVLELLTRKIQEESLRTYLFTYGSVYDSISMVTLSERFEVDKAVVHSIISKMIIGEELSASWDEPAATIVMHRCEPTRIQTLALQLSEKANNLVDNNERLIEHGGEGRGRGMDDREGRQQGRGKQYGNKNYSNRSYTGGNRSYGGNRNSNYQGRRRQQRY